A part of Capsicum annuum cultivar UCD-10X-F1 chromosome 6, UCD10Xv1.1, whole genome shotgun sequence genomic DNA contains:
- the LOC107873395 gene encoding G-type lectin S-receptor-like serine/threonine-protein kinase At5g24080: MAFCFLSSALALLLLFRAELHGSVVSGRVIFGSRLLAKESQAWFSDNGTFAFGFTPAVESDDQYQLAIWFSELPGDRTLVWSPNINSPVSKDAILEFATTGNLLLMDGDSTVWASNTSEAGVKFAVMSENGNFILYSTNRSIAWQSFSHPSDTLLPGQSLTVSLELTSSKSPSHGGYYTLKMLQQPTSLSLALTYNVPNSYDSSPEFYSNFSYWSGPEISNATGNVIAVLDKAGSFGIVYGSSSDGAVYVYKNDDDYGGLSSAVNQTNSNVASVLRRLTLEVNGNLHLYRWDNDVNGSRQWVPEWAAVSNPCGISGICGNGICNLDRSKTNASCTCFPGTSKVGNDVSCSGTTSVTGKCGLRQENLMSQFKISTVQKTNYYFSESSVIGNYSDKGTVSKCGDACLSNCDCVASVYGLHEEKAYCWLLRSLEFGGFEDPVSTLFVKVDANASASGNSSHESESGRKKVLILPIVLSMTVLIGLLCCLLYINIHRRRSLKRALEGSLLLSGAPISFSYRDLQCWTNNFSELLGTGGFGSVYKGSLKDATLIAVKKLDKVSPHGEKEFITEVKTIGSMHHLNLVRLCGYCSEGTQRLLVYEYMKNGSLDKWIFHSFSTRNRLLDWASRFRIAIGTAQGIAYFHEQCRNRIIHCDIKPENILLDENFYPKVSDFGLAKLMGREHSHVVTMIRGTRGYLAPEWVSNRPITVKADVYSYGMLLLEIIGGRRNLDMTCDAEDFFYPGWAYKEVTSGTPVKVVDRRLRGAVEEKEVMRALMVAFWCIQDEVSNRPSMGEVVKMLEGSLDVNMPPMPQTVLELIEEGLDQVYKAMKKELNQFSSFSIATHPSSYATCSHSTMSPR; this comes from the exons ATGGCTTTCTGTTTTCTTTCCTCTGCTTTGGCTTTGCTGTTACTGTTCCGAGCAGAGCTGCATGGCTCTGTAGTGTCTGGTCGTGTTATTTTCGGTTCAAGATTGTTAGCTAAGGAAAGCCAAGCATGGTTTTCTGACAATGGAACTTTTGCTTTTGGCTTCACCCCAGCAGTGGAGTCTGATGATCAATATCAGTTGGCAATTTGGTTTTCAGAACTTCCAGGAGACAGAACGTTGGTATGGTCTCCTAATAT AAATTCCCCAGTCAGCAAAGATGCAATATTGGAGTTTGCCACCACAGGAAATCTCTTGTTGATGGATGGAGACAGCACAGTGTGGGCCTCAAACACCTCGGAAGCAGGCGTCAAGTTTGCAGTCATGTCTGAAAATGGCAACTTCATTCTCTACAGCACCAACCGAAGTATTGCATGGCAAAGTTTTTCACATCCATCTGATACTCTCTTGCCTGGTCAATCCTTAACAGTATCACTAGAATTAACATCATCAAAATCACCTTCTCATGGTGGTTACTACACGTTAAAAATGTTGCAGCAGCCTACTTCACTAAGCCTTGCATTGACCTATAATGTGCCCAACTCCTATGATTCGTCGCCTGAATTTTACAGCAATTTTTCTTATTGGTCAGGACCTGAAATATCAAATGCGACTGGAAATGTTATTGCGGTATTGGATAAAGCTGGAAGCTTTGGTATTGTTTATGGCTCATCTTCTGATGGTGCAgtttatgtatataaaaatgaTGACGATTATGGAGGACTATCATCGGCTGTAAATCAAACTAATTCCAATGTGGCATCCGTTCTTCGTAGATTAACCCTCGAAGTTAATGGAAATTTACATTTGTATCGATGGGATAATGATGTGAATGGATCAAGGCAATGGGTTCCAGAATGGGCAGCTGTGTCCAATCCCTGTGGTATTTCTGGAATTTGTGGCAATGGGATATGTAATTTAGACAGAAGCAAAACAAATGCTTCTTGCACATGTTTTCCAGGTACTTCTAAGGTGGGAAATGATGTCTCATGTTCAGGAACTACTTCAGTGACCGGGAAATGTGGACTTCGGCAAGAAAACTTGATGTCCCAGTTCAAGATTTCTACGGTTCAGAAAACCAATTATTATTTTTCGGAATCATCTGTAATAGGAAATTATAGTGATAAAGGGACGGTGTCCAAATGTGGCGATGCTTGCTTATCAAACTGTGATTGTGTTGCTTCTGTTTATGGCCTCCATGAGGAAAAGGCTTATTGTTGGTTACTCAGGAGCTTGGAATTTGGTGGATTTGAGGATCCTGTTTCAACCTTATTTGTGAAGGTTGATGCCAATGCCTCAGCATCTGGGAATTCATCACATGAGTCAGAGAGTGGGCGCAAGAAAGTTTTGATACTTCCTATAGTCTTGAGCATGACTGTTCTCATTGGGCTGCTCTGTTGTTTATTATATATCAATATCCATAGAAGAAGATCCTTAAAGAGGGCACTTGAGGGCTCTTTGCTCTTGTCAGGAGCTCCGATTAGTTTCAGCTACCGTGACCTGCAATGTTGGACTAATAATTTTTCTGAGTTACTTGGAACAG GTGGATTTGGCAGCGTATACAAGGGAAGCTTAAAGGATGCAACATTGATTGCAGTAAAGAAACTTGATAAAGTTTCACCTCATGGGGAGAAGGAATTTATAACCGAGGTCAAAACCATTGGCTCTATGCATCATCTGAACTTGGTTCGTCTATGCGGATACTGTTCAGAGGGAACCCAACG GCTACTAGTTTATGAGTACATGAAAAATGGTTCATTAGACAAATGGATATTTCATTCATTTAGTACAAGAAATAGACTACTGGATTGGGCATCACGTTTTCGCATAGCAATTGGCACTGCACAAGGGATAGCATATTTTCATGAACAATGTAGGAACAGAATTATTCACTGTGACATCAAGCCAGAAAACATACTTCTGGATGAGAATTTCTACCCTAAAGTATCTGATTTTGGACTAGCTAAGTTAATGGGGAGGGAGCACTCCCACGTTGTCACTATGATCCGAGGAACCAGAGGTTATTTAGCCCCCGAGTGGGTCAGCAATCGACCTATCACTGTAAAAGCTGATGTTTACAGCTATGGAATGCTTCTTCTAGAGATCATTGGTGGTCGGAGAAATCTTGATATGACTTGTGATGCAGAAGACTTCTTTTATCCAGGATGGGCATACAAG GAGGTTACTAGTGGAACACCTGTAAAAGTTGTTGACAGGCGACTTAGAGGAGCtgtagaagaaaaagaagtaatgCGAGCATTGATGGTTGCGTTCTGGTGTATTCAGGATGAGGTATCAAACAGGCCTTCCATGGGGGAAGTTGTGAAAATGTTGGAAGGATCACTTGACGTGAATATGCCACCAATGCCACAGACAGTTTTGGAGTTAATAGAGGAAGGCTTAGATCAAGTATACAAGGCAATGAAGAAGGAACTTAATCAGTTCAGTTCCTTCTCTATTGCTACCCATCCATCATCTTATGCTACATGCAGTCACTCCACTATGTCTCCTAGATAG